The DNA sequence GGACGGTCGGGCTGTGGAAAATCGACCTTGCTGCGCATCGTTGCGGGTGTGGAGACGCCAGACCGCGGTAGCGTTTCCCTTAATGGTTCGGCCGTTGCCGACTCGGCTGTTTTCGTTGAGCCGGAAAAGCGCAATATCGGTTTTGTCTTTCAGGATTATGCGCTGTTCCCGCATCTCACTGTCGAGCAGAATGTCATGTTCGGTCTCAGAACCCTCGCTAAGGCCGAGGCCCGCCGCCGTGCGATGGAGATGATCGAGCACGTGCATCTGCAAGAGCTGGCCAAGCGTTATCCGCATACGCTTTCGGGCGGTGAGCAGCAGCGAGTGGCGCTTGCCCGTGCGCTCGCCCCTCAGCCCGGTCTGTTGCTGATGGATGAGCCTTTCTCCAATCTGGACAGAGGTTTGCGCGACAATGTCCGCGAAGAGACGCTTGGTCTTCTGCGACAATTGGGGACGACGGCGATCATGGTCACCCATGATCCGGAAGAGGCGTTGTCCGCAGGCGACCGTGTGGTTCTGATGCAGCGCGGGCGCATCGTGCAGAGCGGCACGGGTTATGAAATCCACGACAATCCCAAAACCCGCTATGCCGCTGATTTTTTCTGCGCCTTCAACAAGATCGAAGGCCGGGTAAGGCAGGGGCGCGTTGAAACACCGCTCGGGCTGCTGGGTGATGCCTCCGATCTGCCCGATGGCCTTGCTGCGGTTGCCTATGTTCGACCCAATGCGATTTCGATTATCGAGGACAACACAGCGAAAGACGGGATCGCCGGCGAAATATTGAGCCGCGTTTTCCTCGGTGAGATCGAACAGCTCGGCATCGCCGTACCCGGGCTGCCGGGAGACTTGCGTGTCCGCACGATGCAGCGCACACCCGCCAAGACCAAGGCAGTGCGTTTCGGTATCGACCCCAAGGGTGTCCTGATATTTACTTGAGGTTGAATGAGTGGATTTGCATGTAAATTTCAGCATCCTTTTCAACTCTTGGTGATCAAACTCGACAGAAAACAGCGAAATAAAACTTGATTTGACCCATCAGGTATGATGTCTGCTGCCTCTATATTGCCGCCATCGAAGAGGGAGACGACCATGACGAAATTTACCAGATTTGCCCTGCTTGCCAGCACTGTTGCTTTTGCAGCCGGGTCAGCCAGCGCCGCGGAACTCAACATCTACACCACCAGAGAGCCGGGCCTGATCCAGCCCCTGCTGGAATCCTTCACCGCGTCGAGCGGCGTCAAGGTCAACACCGTGTTCCTGAAAGATGGTCTGGCTGAGCGCGTTCTGAGCGAGGGCGCAAGCTCGCCTGCCGACGTCCTGATGACCGTGGATGCCGGCAACCTCGTTGATCTCGCAGAAAAGGGCGTTACCCAGGCGGTTGAGTCCGAAACCCTGACCAAGGCAGTCCCGGCCGAACTTCGTGATGCCAAGGGTCACTGGTTTGCGCTTTCCATGCGCGCCCGCGTTCTTTATGCGGCGAAGGATCTCGACCTTGCTTCCTTCAACTATGAAGATCTGGCGGATGCCAAGTGGAAGGGCAAGGTCTGCATTCGCGCTGGCCAGCACCCCTACAACACGGCACTGTTTGCCGATTACATCGCTCATTATGGCGCTGCCGACACTGAAAAGTGGCTTGCTGGCGTCAAGGAAAACCTGGCCCGCAAGGCAGGCGGCGGTGACCGTGACGTTGCCAAGGACATCCTCGGCGGCATTTGCGATATCGGTATTGCCAACTCCTACTACGTCGGCCTGATGCGCTCGGGCAAGGGCGGCGAAGAGCAGGTCAAGTGGGGCGACGCCATCAAGGTGGTTCTGCCGACCTTCAAGAATGGTGGCACGCAGGTCAACATTACCGGTGCGGCCGTGGCCAAGAATGCGCCCAACAAGGCTGAAGCCGTCAAGCTTCTGGAATATCTCGTTTCCGACGAAGCCCAGAAGATCTATGCCGAAGCCAACTACGAATATCCGGTCAAGCAGGGCGCGGGTCTCAACGAGATCGTCGCTTCCTTCGGTGACCTGAAGATCGACAGCAAGCCGCTGACGGAGATCGTGTCGCATCGCAAGCAGGCGAGCGAGCTGGTCGACAAGGTCGGTTTCGACAAGTAAAGGCCAATTGGCAACAACAAGGTGGAAGGCGCTCGCACCCGCGGGCGCCTTTCCCTGTATTTTCAAGAAGCTCATGAATCCAGACGCCGCTCAGCCATTGACGTCCCGCGCAAGACCAAGGTTTTCATCCGCCTTCTGGTGGCTGGGCCTGTCGCTCATTGCGGTCTGCGGCGCCATGGTGCCGGTTCTGGCGCTGGTCTCTCAGGCGGTGCAGGGGTCTGCCGGCCTGTGGGAGCATCTCGGCTCCACCGTTCTTTTGACGGCCTTGCCGGATACGGTCATCCTTCTCACCGGTGTCGGCTTGCTGGCCGGCATCATCGGAACCTGTTCGGCCTGGCTGGTTACCGCTTATGATTTTCCCGGTCGCCGGATATTGGAATGGGCGCTGCTGCTGCCGCTGGCCATGCCAACCTATATTGTTGCCTATGCCTATCTGGATATTCTGCATCCGATCGGGCCAGTGCAGGGCATAATCCGCTTTCTGCTCGGTTATTCCAGCCCGCGTGAATTCCGTCTGCCGGACATAAGATCGATGACGGGCTGCATCATTTTGCTCGGCTTCGTGCTGTTTCCCTATGTCTATATTCCCGTCCGCGCCATGTTCCTGACGCAGGCTGGCAATCTGCTGGAGGCCGCCCGCACGCTTGGCGTTTCCAGACAGAGGGCTTTTTTAAAGGTCGCAGTGCCGCTGGCGCGGCCGGCGATCGCGGTCGGCGTCAGCCTTGCCCTTATGGAAGCGCTGAACGATATCGGCGCCTCGGAATTTCTGGGCGTCCGCACCCTCACAGTTTCGGTCTATACGACCTGGGTCACGAAATCCGATCTGCCCGGTGCGGCGCAGATCGCGCTCTCCATGCTGTTCATCGTCGTCGCCCTCGTGGCGTTTGAACGCTGGGCGCGGCGTAAGCAGCGTTATTCGGTTTCCGCGCAGAAAAGCCGGGAACTGGAGCCGGTGCGCCTTACCGGCCTCAAGGCCTGCGGTGCATTTACACTCGGCAGCCTGCCGGTCCTGATCGGTTTCGTCGCGCCAGCGAGCTATCTCGTCATCGAGGCATGGAAACGGTTCCGCTTCAGCGGCCTGTCTGCCCGTTTCACCGAGGAGGCGTTGAACACCATCGTCTTTGCCGGATTGGCGACGTTGATCACCCTTATTCTCGGCCTTGCGGTTGCTTACGCGATGCGCCTTGCTCCGGGGCGCCTCTCGCTTTGGTCCTATCGTCTTTCCACGGTGGGATATGCAGCTCCCGGCACGGTCATTGCTATTGGTGTGCTGATCGCGCTCGGTGGTTTCGACCGGTTTGTTGACCAGACCATGCGTGACTGGTTTGGCATATCCACCGGCCTCATTTTCATCGGCAGCGGGGCCGCCCTGATCTATGCCTATTCGGCGCGTTTCCTCACCATTGCAGCTGGCGGCGTCGACGCCGGCCTGAGCCGTATCCCGCAATCTTTTGATCACGCTTCACGAACACTCGGGCGATCCGCAACCCAGACATTCCGCCAGATCCACTTACCACTCTCGAAGGCATCGCTTGCGGCAGCGGCGTTGCTGATCTTCGTGGACTGCGTCAAGGAACTCCCCGCCACGCTTTTGTTGCGGCCGCTTAATTTCGAGACCTTCGCGACCCATCTCTACGGCGAAGCAGCGCGCGGCACCTATGAGGAGGCGGCAATCGCCGCACTGGCGATCGTCGTCATCGGCATCCTTCCCGTCATGCTGCTTGCAAGGATCGGCCGGCGCAAAGGTTGATGGCTGGGTCTCGTCCCATAAAATGAGGGGCATAAAACAGTGCGAGAGGCCAATAAGCTTCAAATCCTCCCGGAAAACGACAAGCATCCCGCCTTAATCCTGATGTAAATACTCAGCTTAATTGAAGTGCTGCGGCCTGCCGGCTATGATCGTCGGCCGCGATCTGTTTCGGGGCATATCTTGAAAAATTTGCATGGGATGTTTTTGAGCCGTCTGGCTTTGGGAACGGCTGTCGTTGTTTTGATGGCGCCGGTGATGGGCCACGCACAGGAAACGACTGTTCTGCGGGAAATCACCGTCGAAGGGCAGGGGGCGGAAAATGCCACGGGCCCGGTCCGTGGCTATGTTGCGAAGAAAAGCGCGACCGGTTCGAAAACCGGCACGGAAACGAAAGACATTCCACAATCCGTATCCGTCGTCGGTCGCAAGGAAATGGATGACCGCGGTGCCGTGACCAAAATCGACGAGGTACTGCGCTACACGCCCGGTGTGACGGCGGAGCCCTTCGGCACCGACCCGGATACCGACTGGTTTTACATTCGCGGTTTTCAGGCCACCCAGACCGGCGTGTTCCTCGATGGGCTGAACCTGTTCAGTTATGGTTTCGGCGGTTTCCAGATGGATGCCTATGGTCTGGAACGGGTGGAAGTCCTTAAAGGGCCCGCTTCGGTGCTGTATGGCGGCGCCAATCCCGGCGGTATCGTGCAACTGGTCCGCAAGCAAACTCAGGATACGCCGGTTCGTGAAACGGAAATCGGCATCAACAATTTCGGCAATGCCTTTTTCGGTTTCGATGTCGGCGACAAGGTGGATGGTGAGGGCGTATGGAAATACCGCGTCACCGGCAAGGTTTCCGGCGGCGATAATTACACCGATTACTCAGAGGATCTGCGCGGCTTCATCATGCCGCAGATCACCTTCGAGCCGGATGCGCAGACAAGTGCCACGCTCTACGGATATTTCTCGGCGCTCGATCAGGTGCATGTCGGCAATGGCTTCCTGCCCTATGTCGGTACCGTTGTCGATGCGCCATTCGGCAAGCTCGACCGCAAGGCCTTTTATGGCGAACCGGATATCGACAATGGCCGTGTCTACCAGTCGATGGTGGGTTATGAAGTCAGCCATGAATTCGACAATGGCTGGAAGATCAGCCAGAACGCCCGTTATGGCCACCTCTACAAGCACGAGACCGGACCCTATCCGGGCGGTTGGGCCAATGCCGACGCCAATGGCCAGCCGATCCTCAATGCCACCACCAACGACTATATGTTGACCCGCTTCGGTTATGACGGCCTGTCGAAAGCGGATAGTTTCGGCGTTGACAACCGCATTGAAGGACAGTTCGAAACCGGCGCGGTCAGCCATTCGCTGCTCGTCGGTCTCGACTATAAATATTACAGGCTGGATCAGGTGCAGGCTTGCTGCGGATCGAATGCGATCGGCGCGCTCAAGCCGGTCTATGGCTCGACGCAGGGTACGAATTTCGTTTATGCCGACAATGTCGTGACCCAGCAGCAGATCGGCATCTACGCGCAGGACCAGCTGCGTTTCGGCGATGGCTGGCTGGTGACGCTCAACGGTCGTTACGATTATGTCGATACGGAGCTGAACAATAGGTTGCCGGCAGGCGCGTCTTTCCGCTCCAATGACGATGCGCTGAGCGGCCGGGCCGGCCTCGCTTATGAATTCGACAATGGCCTGACACCCTATGTCTCGGCGGCCACCTTCTTCAATCCGCTGATCGATACGCTTGCGGATGGCACCCCGGCCGCACCGGAGGAGGGGCACCAGTTCGAAGCAGGTGTCAAATACGAACCGACTTTCTTTGATGGCAGCATCACTGCCTCCGTCTTCAAGCTGGTCAAGGACAATGCCATCGTGTCCTATACGGCTGGCGGCGTGACCACGAGCGGGCAGTTCGGACAGGTGGAATCCACCGGCTTCGAGCTGGAAGCCAAGGCCAATCTTTCCGACAACTGGAAGGCGCTTGCCTCCTATTCCTATACCGATCTTGAGATTACCCGCGACGCCAATCCCAACCTGATCGGCAAATCCCCATGGATCGTGCCCGCCAACACCGCGTCCCTGTGGGTGGATTACGCCTTCACCGATGATACGTTTGAAGGCCTCAGCATCGGTGGCGGTGTGCGCTATCAGGGTAAATCCTGGGCGGATGCGGCAAATACGCTGCGCGTTCCAGATGCGGCGGTCTTCGATGCCGCGATACGTTACGAGAAGAACGACTGGACGGCATCCGTCAATGTCGCGAATGTCTTCGACAAGGAATATGTCAAGAGCTGCGCCGGCGTCTCGGTTTGTGGCTGGGGTGACAGCCGCACCATCACCTTCAAGCTTGCAAAGAAGTGGTAAGGTTTGGCAGCAGGCCAGCAGTTGCGGGAAATATAGTTTGCCTCTATAAACATGAATAGATTTATCATGTTTATAGAGGCGCCTTTGCGCCTTGCGGGATCAAGAGGCCATGGCTTTCCGCGTACGGATGGAAAATGAGATCGAGGGCTTTGCCGTCATCGGCGGCCCGCGCTCGAGGGTCTGGAACGGCATCGTCGCCGACCTCTGGGATGTGCGTTGCGCGCCGAAAGCGGGTGGCCGTTATGTTGGCAAGGACCCGCGTTTCGTTTTTCTGCTGGATATGGACGGGAGCGATGATGGCCGGTTCATGATGAACCGCTCCCGTCGTGACAATCACGGTTCTTCCAAGGCGAACCGGATTTCCTTCGTGCCCGCCGATCTGGATGTGCATGCGGAACTCAGCAATGTGTCCTTTGTGCGCCATCTCGATCTGCATTTTGATGCGGGTTTGCTGGGCGCGCGGCTGGTGCAGGGGTTTGACCCGCACGGCCTGCTCGATCCGCATCTGATGTTCGAGGATGAGCGCCTGCTGGCGTTGGCGCGGCTGATCGCTGCCGAATGCGATAATCCAGACCCCTTGCATGACCTTTACGGCGAAAGCCTCGTGCTGGCGCTGCTGACGGATTTTCTCAAGGTAAAGCGGGAACCGGTCAAGAAACGCAGCAAGCTCGCCGTCTGGCAGTTAAGAGCGGCGACCGACTATATCCGCGAACATTGCCTGCGGTCGATCCGGCTGGAGGAACTGGCGGAACTCACAAACCTGTCGCAATCCCATTTCAGCCATGCCTTCAAGGCTTCCACCGGCGTACCGCCGCACCAATGGCAGATGCAGGCGCGTATCGATCGCGTCAAGGATCTGATGATGCGGACCGATATGGCGTTGACCGACATCGCCATTGCTAGCGGGTTTTCAGACCAGGCGCATTTTTCCCGCGTCTTTCGCAAGATGGTCGGAGTTTCCCCCTCCGTCTGGCAAAAAATCCGCCAATAAGTGCGCCTTTTTGTTCCGTCCTTCTTCAAAAAAATACCTGCCGCAGCGCTTGAAACGCCTCGGAACGATTTCTCCGTCGCAGGGTTTACAAGACGTGACACCAACGAAGAAAATCAAGGAGGAAGACGTCATGTTGCATCAGGAACCCCGCGCTGGGCAGGATCCCTATGTCAAGGATACGCCGAGCCTGATCGCCAGCGACAAGGTAGAAGGCACCCGCGTTTATGGCGCCGATGGCAAACATATCGGGTCGATCCAGCGCATTATCCTGGAAAAGCGTGGCGGCCGCGTCGCTTATGCGGTGTTGAGTTTCGGTGGCTTTCTCGGGATCGGTGACGACTATTACCCGCTGCCCTGGGAAAAGCTGCATTACGATGAAGAACTGGACGGCTACCGCATCGATCTTACCAAGGAAGAGATCGAAAACGCGCCGCACTTCGCCAATCTCGATGACAATGATCTGCTGAACGCCAAGGACCGCAAGGTTTACGACTATTACGGCGTCGCGCCTTACTGGATGTAAGGTCCAGAAAAAAGCGCTTCCGGCAATTTTGTTACCGGGAGCGCAATACGTAAAAGAACGGCTCCTTTTCAGGAGCCGTTTTGTTTTGGGCCTGTCAATGCGGGTTTTTCTGCATCTCGGAAACCGCATCGGTGAAACATTTGCGCGCTTCCTCCGGCGATTTGCGCCCGTCAAGGGCGGCGCGGCAGGCGCTTCTGGCTCTCACGAAGCTTAATCCGCCAATCTTCGGCCAGCCTTCCGTTAGCAACGTCAGCGCTTCAGAGGGGCCGGCGACGACACTCTTGCCGTTCGCCTCAAGATTGACCTCGACCGGTTCTGTCCATCTCTCGTTCTTCATCGTGCACCTCCCAGAGCAACGCGATCCCGAAATACACCCGACAGCGGAGCAACCCATGAACGCAGCCGTGTGTCACTGCCGCTTAGAATATGCGCAAGCGAGTGAATTGACAACGGGGATCAGCGGAAGCCGAAAAACGACAGGATTGCCAGTACGATAACGACGAGGCCGACGATGTAGATGATCTGGTTCATGATTTTCTCCTTGGCTGCTTGTCATCACCTTAACGTGAGGGAGAAGACGAGGTTCCAGAGATCATAAGAATTTAATCACGTACTAAAATGTTGCGGACGTTCCATTGCAAATGGCCGGACTTCACTTCCGCAGGATCACCCAGATGGCGTGAATAATGCCGGGTACATAACCGCACAGCGTCAAAAGAATATTGAGCCAAAAATGCAGGCCAAGCCCGACCTGAAGGAACACACCGACGGGCGGAAGAAGGATGGCGATAAGAATACGAATGACGTCCACGATGACTGGCTTTCTGGTTGAGAGTGACTTGCCGGTCAACGTATTGCGGGCTGTTTGGTTTCAAACACTTTTGCCGTGACGATCACGCGTCGGTCGAACGGCCTTACCTATGATCGTCGCGGGTTGCGTTCGACATCTCATGTTTCGCCGCGCGCGCCAGGAATCCAGACCGCGTCAGCCCTCTGGTCTCTGCGAAGGCATCAATTGCCTTCAGGACGTCTTCCGGGAGCGTGATGTTGAGACGAACGGACTTCCTGCTCTCTGCCTTGAGGGCAACGAGGATGGCAACGCTATCCCTGTTTTCTGCATCCGCCATGATGGTATCGAGAGAAGACGCTTCGGGAATGGCTTCGCCATCCTCGATCATACCTTCAACATGGAGCGCCAAAGCTTCTTCCGCCATTCGGCGCGCGTCATCAAGATCAGTGCCCGCAGTCACGACACCGGGAAAATCGGGGAAAGAAACGCCGTAATCGCTATCAGCGTCCTTATGGATCAGTCCGATATAGTTACGCATGGTTCACCTCAGTTTCAGTCCGGATTGTTTTTCAATGCTTTTAAGCGTGCCGATCGGCAAATCTCTCTTCGGGTGAGGAACAGTGACGCGGCCTGGTTTGGTTGGATGTTTGAATTGAACGTGACTACCTATCGTGCTCACCTCGTACCAGCCATCCGCTTTCAAGGCCGAAACGATGTCGCCGCTTTTCATGTGTGTATTGATACACACAATCATCTCGAAAGTCAATAATTGGGGATTATGTTTGATTGACGAAGTCTGACGGTCAAGGAACCCCGACGTGTTATCGAGTTTCTGTCACGACGTAGAGGCGTGTAAAATCGAAGCTGTCGATCCCGCGGTATTGAATGAGTTTTCATTTTACTTGGAAATGGTGCCGCTTACGTGCATTGAACTCTAGTAAGCGTGTGTCATAACCTGTCGCCTTTCGCTTGCCTACCCCTTGCGTTCCAGTCTATCGATTGTAAAACGCAGTCGTCTTATGTAATAGTTCGTCGTCATAAGTCGTTTCTCCAAAGGTGGATTAGAAGGTGGATTGAAATGGCCCGCTCTTTGAACAAGCTTTCGGCGCTTGCAGTCAAAAATGCCGGTGCCGGTAAATTCTCCGATGGCGGCGGCTTGTGGCTCATCAAGCGTGAAGATGGCGGCGGCCAATGGGTGTTGCGTTTTACGATCCACGGCAGGCGCCGGGAGATGGGTCTAGGCTCGATCGTTGAGGTATCGCTAAAGGAAGCGCGCGAAGCTGCCGAACGCTGGCGCGCCTCCGCACGCTCTGGCCTTGATCCTATTAGCCAGCGCGAGAAACATAAGCGGGAAGCGGTAAAGCGGCTGCACCTGTTGAAGGACGTTGCCGACGATGCGTTCGAAAGCCGGAAGGCAGAGCTAAAGGGCGATGGGAAGGCGGGCCGGTGGTTCAGCCCTCTTGAGCTTCACATTCTTCCTAAACTCGGCAAGACGCCGGTTGCCGAGATCGACCAAACCCAAATTCGCGATGTGCTTTCGCCAATCTGGCACACCAAGGCAGAGACAGCGCGCAAGGCCCTAAACCGCCTCGACATCTGCATGCGCCATGCTGCCGCCCTTGGCCTTGAGGTGGACATTCAAGCGGTTGCCAAAGCTCGGGCGCTTCTAGGCCAGCAGAGACACGAAGCCACTAACATTCCCGCAATGCCCTGGCTTGAGGTGCCAGCTTTCTACACCCGTCTTTCCGATGGTTCGATAACGCACCTTGCCTTGCGCCTTCTCATTCTTACTGGCGTTCGCTCCCGACCACTGCGCTTCCTACATGTTGACCAGATTGAGGGCGACGTGTGGACGATACCGGGTGAGGCAATGAAAGGCAGGAAAGGGAAGACGCCAGATTTCCGCGTGCCGCTCACGCCTGAAGCGCTGGATATCATCAAGGCAGCGTTGCCGCTCTCCCGTGATGGCTTCCTATTCCCAAGCATCAAGAAGGGCGTAATTTCCGATGCCACGATGTCGAGGCTAATGGAGCGCGATAAAATCGCATATCGGCCGCACGGCTTTCGCTCCTCTTTGCGCGACTGGATAGCCGAAGCAACAGACACCCCACACGATATTGCAGAAACAACGCTCGGGCACACCGTGGGCGGTAAGGTGGAGCGCGCATATAGGCGAACCGATTTTTTGGATCAGCGCCGCAAGCTTCTTGAGCGCTGGGCAAATCATGTAACCGGCAAGGGTGGGCAAGTCCTGCGGCTTGTTGCGGAGGGATAGAGATTTCGAATCCGTGGGGATAGGCCGGCCAGCCGACAAGCCAAACGCACCTTTGGTTTCCCTGCGGTAACGGTGCTTTCGCGGAGTGCAGCGAATTGGCATATTACCCAGCAGTAACAAGAAGTTCGTTTTGGTTCGACAGTAGCCAGCCCCGAGATGCCCCGGATGGCAGCTACGTATTCATAGGTCGCGCGGTAGATATCCTGGGCCGCGCCATTTTTGCCGACTGGCAGGAAGATACCCCCCGGAAAGCATTTGCGTCTGTAGGGAAGGATAAAAACGCGATCGATCGAATATCCCAGATTATGGACGAGCTCGGGCCTGCCATAGCCCGAGGGCAGGTTAAATTTGCGCTCCGCGCAGCGAAGGGCGGTGACTTCAAGCTGCCGCGTGAAGAGCTTGGCGTGCGAGAGGGCGCGTTTATTCAGTTCAGCCGTTCATCTTGGAACGTTGACGATTTCACGCCACTTTTCAAATTTGGGCAAATGTCAGACGGCATTTTTCGCTCTGACTACAGCGTTCCAGATTGGATTTATGTTGAGCGGGAAAGCCTAACCCTATTCGCAAGTTCAATCACTAAACCGATTCACCATAAGGTCACGGAAGAAGAACTTCCAGAAGCCCAGAACCCTGTGCTCACTATGGCAGCCCGCATAATCGCTATCAAAAAAGAAAACACAAGCAAGACTAGAAGCCAAATCAAAGATGAAATGAGGGCCGAGAATAAAGGTGGGCTTACTGACGCTGCGTTCGATAGCGCTTGGGCTTTGGCTAGAGAGCAACATCCGCCGTTAAAGCAATCCGGGAGGCCGCATGGGGCAAAAAAAACCATATAAGTTTCAATGCGATACAAATAAAATAATCCCTCCTACCATTATTTTTTAACCCTTCCAAATATTTAAGCAGTCCCGCATTTGCCATCCTCTTGTCTGTCGCAACCGGACACTAGAGGTCAACAAATGACAGACGTTAACATCAAGGCAGATAAGCTGCTCACCGACAAAGAGGCTGCCGCCTATCTGGGAGTAGCTCGTCAAACGGTAGCCGCCGCCCCCACAATTGTTGTTCGCGCACACGGCGACGGCGGTGCCCACGAGTGCTACAGCAACAAGCGCAGCGGCCGCTG is a window from the Agrobacterium tumefaciens genome containing:
- a CDS encoding ABC transporter permease, whose protein sequence is MNPDAAQPLTSRARPRFSSAFWWLGLSLIAVCGAMVPVLALVSQAVQGSAGLWEHLGSTVLLTALPDTVILLTGVGLLAGIIGTCSAWLVTAYDFPGRRILEWALLLPLAMPTYIVAYAYLDILHPIGPVQGIIRFLLGYSSPREFRLPDIRSMTGCIILLGFVLFPYVYIPVRAMFLTQAGNLLEAARTLGVSRQRAFLKVAVPLARPAIAVGVSLALMEALNDIGASEFLGVRTLTVSVYTTWVTKSDLPGAAQIALSMLFIVVALVAFERWARRKQRYSVSAQKSRELEPVRLTGLKACGAFTLGSLPVLIGFVAPASYLVIEAWKRFRFSGLSARFTEEALNTIVFAGLATLITLILGLAVAYAMRLAPGRLSLWSYRLSTVGYAAPGTVIAIGVLIALGGFDRFVDQTMRDWFGISTGLIFIGSGAALIYAYSARFLTIAAGGVDAGLSRIPQSFDHASRTLGRSATQTFRQIHLPLSKASLAAAALLIFVDCVKELPATLLLRPLNFETFATHLYGEAARGTYEEAAIAALAIVVIGILPVMLLARIGRRKG
- a CDS encoding YqaE/Pmp3 family membrane protein, with translation MDVIRILIAILLPPVGVFLQVGLGLHFWLNILLTLCGYVPGIIHAIWVILRK
- a CDS encoding PRC-barrel domain-containing protein, with translation MLHQEPRAGQDPYVKDTPSLIASDKVEGTRVYGADGKHIGSIQRIILEKRGGRVAYAVLSFGGFLGIGDDYYPLPWEKLHYDEELDGYRIDLTKEEIENAPHFANLDDNDLLNAKDRKVYDYYGVAPYWM
- a CDS encoding helix-turn-helix transcriptional regulator: MAFRVRMENEIEGFAVIGGPRSRVWNGIVADLWDVRCAPKAGGRYVGKDPRFVFLLDMDGSDDGRFMMNRSRRDNHGSSKANRISFVPADLDVHAELSNVSFVRHLDLHFDAGLLGARLVQGFDPHGLLDPHLMFEDERLLALARLIAAECDNPDPLHDLYGESLVLALLTDFLKVKREPVKKRSKLAVWQLRAATDYIREHCLRSIRLEELAELTNLSQSHFSHAFKASTGVPPHQWQMQARIDRVKDLMMRTDMALTDIAIASGFSDQAHFSRVFRKMVGVSPSVWQKIRQ
- a CDS encoding extracellular solute-binding protein, with the translated sequence MTKFTRFALLASTVAFAAGSASAAELNIYTTREPGLIQPLLESFTASSGVKVNTVFLKDGLAERVLSEGASSPADVLMTVDAGNLVDLAEKGVTQAVESETLTKAVPAELRDAKGHWFALSMRARVLYAAKDLDLASFNYEDLADAKWKGKVCIRAGQHPYNTALFADYIAHYGAADTEKWLAGVKENLARKAGGGDRDVAKDILGGICDIGIANSYYVGLMRSGKGGEEQVKWGDAIKVVLPTFKNGGTQVNITGAAVAKNAPNKAEAVKLLEYLVSDEAQKIYAEANYEYPVKQGAGLNEIVASFGDLKIDSKPLTEIVSHRKQASELVDKVGFDK
- a CDS encoding TonB-dependent siderophore receptor — translated: MFLSRLALGTAVVVLMAPVMGHAQETTVLREITVEGQGAENATGPVRGYVAKKSATGSKTGTETKDIPQSVSVVGRKEMDDRGAVTKIDEVLRYTPGVTAEPFGTDPDTDWFYIRGFQATQTGVFLDGLNLFSYGFGGFQMDAYGLERVEVLKGPASVLYGGANPGGIVQLVRKQTQDTPVRETEIGINNFGNAFFGFDVGDKVDGEGVWKYRVTGKVSGGDNYTDYSEDLRGFIMPQITFEPDAQTSATLYGYFSALDQVHVGNGFLPYVGTVVDAPFGKLDRKAFYGEPDIDNGRVYQSMVGYEVSHEFDNGWKISQNARYGHLYKHETGPYPGGWANADANGQPILNATTNDYMLTRFGYDGLSKADSFGVDNRIEGQFETGAVSHSLLVGLDYKYYRLDQVQACCGSNAIGALKPVYGSTQGTNFVYADNVVTQQQIGIYAQDQLRFGDGWLVTLNGRYDYVDTELNNRLPAGASFRSNDDALSGRAGLAYEFDNGLTPYVSAATFFNPLIDTLADGTPAAPEEGHQFEAGVKYEPTFFDGSITASVFKLVKDNAIVSYTAGGVTTSGQFGQVESTGFELEAKANLSDNWKALASYSYTDLEITRDANPNLIGKSPWIVPANTASLWVDYAFTDDTFEGLSIGGGVRYQGKSWADAANTLRVPDAAVFDAAIRYEKNDWTASVNVANVFDKEYVKSCAGVSVCGWGDSRTITFKLAKKW
- a CDS encoding tyrosine-type recombinase/integrase → MARSLNKLSALAVKNAGAGKFSDGGGLWLIKREDGGGQWVLRFTIHGRRREMGLGSIVEVSLKEAREAAERWRASARSGLDPISQREKHKREAVKRLHLLKDVADDAFESRKAELKGDGKAGRWFSPLELHILPKLGKTPVAEIDQTQIRDVLSPIWHTKAETARKALNRLDICMRHAAALGLEVDIQAVAKARALLGQQRHEATNIPAMPWLEVPAFYTRLSDGSITHLALRLLILTGVRSRPLRFLHVDQIEGDVWTIPGEAMKGRKGKTPDFRVPLTPEALDIIKAALPLSRDGFLFPSIKKGVISDATMSRLMERDKIAYRPHGFRSSLRDWIAEATDTPHDIAETTLGHTVGGKVERAYRRTDFLDQRRKLLERWANHVTGKGGQVLRLVAEG
- a CDS encoding DUF982 domain-containing protein, which produces MKNERWTEPVEVNLEANGKSVVAGPSEALTLLTEGWPKIGGLSFVRARSACRAALDGRKSPEEARKCFTDAVSEMQKNPH
- a CDS encoding type II toxin-antitoxin system HicB family antitoxin, encoding MRNYIGLIHKDADSDYGVSFPDFPGVVTAGTDLDDARRMAEEALALHVEGMIEDGEAIPEASSLDTIMADAENRDSVAILVALKAESRKSVRLNITLPEDVLKAIDAFAETRGLTRSGFLARAAKHEMSNATRDDHR
- a CDS encoding type II toxin-antitoxin system HicA family toxin, yielding MKSGDIVSALKADGWYEVSTIGSHVQFKHPTKPGRVTVPHPKRDLPIGTLKSIEKQSGLKLR
- a CDS encoding ABC transporter ATP-binding protein; this translates as MAGSAALELKSVGKRFGDTDVLSDIDLSVERGEIICLVGRSGCGKSTLLRIVAGVETPDRGSVSLNGSAVADSAVFVEPEKRNIGFVFQDYALFPHLTVEQNVMFGLRTLAKAEARRRAMEMIEHVHLQELAKRYPHTLSGGEQQRVALARALAPQPGLLLMDEPFSNLDRGLRDNVREETLGLLRQLGTTAIMVTHDPEEALSAGDRVVLMQRGRIVQSGTGYEIHDNPKTRYAADFFCAFNKIEGRVRQGRVETPLGLLGDASDLPDGLAAVAYVRPNAISIIEDNTAKDGIAGEILSRVFLGEIEQLGIAVPGLPGDLRVRTMQRTPAKTKAVRFGIDPKGVLIFT